In Mycobacterium tuberculosis H37Rv, a single window of DNA contains:
- a CDS encoding membrane protein (A core mycobacterial gene; conserved in mycobacterial strains (See Marmiesse et al., 2004 PMID:14766927).) encodes MQQTAWAPRTSGIAGCGAGGVVMAIASVTLVTDTPGRVLTGVAALGLILFASATWRARPRLAITPDGLAIRGWFRTQLLRHSNIKIIRIDEFRRYGRLVRLLEIETVSGGLLILSRWDLGTDPVEVLDALTAAGYAGRGQR; translated from the coding sequence ATGCAGCAAACAGCATGGGCGCCTCGCACCTCGGGAATCGCTGGTTGCGGAGCCGGGGGAGTCGTGATGGCTATTGCGTCTGTGACCTTAGTCACAGATACGCCCGGGCGGGTGTTGACCGGAGTTGCCGCGCTGGGTCTGATCTTGTTTGCGAGCGCCACTTGGCGCGCACGTCCAAGGCTGGCAATTACCCCCGACGGCCTGGCGATCCGAGGTTGGTTCCGGACGCAGCTATTACGACATTCCAATATCAAGATCATCCGAATCGACGAGTTTCGCCGTTACGGCCGCCTGGTGCGCCTGCTCGAGATCGAAACGGTCAGCGGGGGGCTGCTGATTTTGTCCCGCTGGGATCTCGGCACCGACCCAGTGGAGGTGCTCGATGCGCTTACCGCTGCCGGTTACGCCGGTCGCGGCCAAAGGTGA
- a CDS encoding cell division protein CrgA (A core mycobacterial gene; conserved in mycobacterial strains (See Marmiesse et al., 2004 PMID:14766927).), with the protein MPKSKVRKKNDFTVSAVSRTPMKVKVGPSSVWFVSLFIGLMLIGLIWLMVFQLAAIGSQAPTALNWMAQLGPWNYAIAFAFMITGLLLTMRWH; encoded by the coding sequence ATGCCCAAGTCCAAGGTCCGCAAGAAGAACGACTTCACCGTCAGCGCGGTGAGCCGCACGCCGATGAAGGTGAAGGTCGGACCGTCGAGCGTATGGTTCGTCTCGTTGTTCATCGGTCTGATGCTGATCGGACTCATCTGGTTAATGGTGTTTCAGTTGGCAGCCATTGGCAGCCAAGCCCCCACAGCGCTCAATTGGATGGCGCAACTCGGTCCCTGGAACTATGCGATCGCGTTCGCTTTCATGATCACCGGTTTGTTGCTCACGATGCGCTGGCATTGA
- a CDS encoding membrane protein: MRLTHPTPCPENGETMIDRRRSAWRFSVPLVCLLAGLLLAATHGVSGGTEIRRSDAPRLVDLVRRAQASVNRLATEREALTTRIDSVHGRSVDTALAAMQRRSAKLAGVAAMNPVHGPGLVVTLQDAQRDANGRFPRDASPDDLVVHQQDIEAVLNALWNAGAEAIQMQDQRIIAMSIARCVGNTLLLNGRTYSPPYTIAAIGDAAAMQAALAAAPLVTLYKQYVVRFGLGYCEEVHPDLQIVGYADPVRMHFAQPAGPLDY, translated from the coding sequence ATGAGACTAACCCACCCAACACCCTGCCCGGAAAACGGAGAGACCATGATTGATCGGCGCCGATCGGCGTGGCGTTTCAGTGTCCCCTTAGTGTGCTTGCTGGCGGGGCTGCTGCTGGCCGCCACGCATGGGGTGTCGGGCGGCACCGAGATCCGCCGCAGCGATGCGCCGCGACTGGTCGACCTTGTCCGTCGGGCGCAGGCATCGGTGAACCGTCTCGCCACCGAACGCGAAGCGCTGACCACCAGAATCGACTCGGTGCACGGCCGATCTGTCGATACCGCGTTGGCGGCCATGCAGCGGCGGTCCGCCAAGCTGGCCGGTGTGGCGGCTATGAATCCGGTCCATGGGCCGGGCCTGGTGGTTACCCTGCAAGACGCGCAACGCGACGCCAACGGCCGGTTTCCGCGCGACGCGTCCCCGGACGATCTGGTTGTGCATCAGCAAGACATCGAGGCTGTCCTCAACGCGTTGTGGAATGCCGGTGCTGAGGCGATCCAGATGCAGGACCAGCGCATCATCGCGATGTCGATAGCTCGTTGTGTCGGAAACACGTTGCTGCTCAACGGGCGTACCTATAGCCCGCCCTACACGATCGCCGCGATCGGAGACGCCGCCGCCATGCAGGCTGCTCTGGCTGCGGCTCCCCTGGTGACGCTCTACAAGCAGTACGTGGTCCGGTTCGGCCTCGGGTACTGCGAAGAAGTCCATCCTGACTTGCAGATAGTCGGCTATGCCGATCCCGTCCGGATGCACTTCGCGCAGCCTGCAGGCCCCTTGGACTACTGA
- the trpG gene encoding anthranilate synthase component II (glutamine amidotransferase; note that previously known as pabA.) — translation MRILVVDNYDSFVFNLVQYLGQLGIEAEVWRNDDHRLSDEAAVAGQFDGVLLSPGPGTPERAGASVSIVHACAAAHTPLLGVCLGHQAIGVAFGATVDRAPELLHGKTSSVFHTNVGVLQGLPDPFTATRYHSLTILPKSLPAVLRVTARTSSGVIMAVQHTGLPIHGVQFHPESILTEGGHRILANWLTCCGWTQDDTLVRRLENEVLTAISPHFPTSTASAGEATGRTSA, via the coding sequence ATGCGGATCCTGGTCGTTGACAACTACGACAGCTTCGTGTTCAACCTGGTGCAGTACCTCGGCCAGCTCGGCATCGAGGCCGAGGTGTGGCGCAACGACGACCACCGGCTATCCGATGAGGCCGCCGTCGCCGGCCAATTCGACGGTGTCCTGCTCAGTCCCGGTCCGGGTACCCCGGAGCGCGCGGGCGCGTCGGTGAGTATCGTGCACGCGTGTGCGGCAGCACACACCCCTTTGCTGGGGGTCTGCCTTGGGCACCAAGCCATCGGCGTTGCGTTCGGCGCCACCGTGGACCGTGCGCCCGAGCTATTGCACGGCAAGACCAGCAGCGTATTCCACACCAATGTCGGTGTGCTACAAGGGCTTCCGGATCCCTTCACGGCCACTCGATACCATTCGTTGACAATTCTGCCTAAGTCGCTGCCAGCGGTGCTGAGGGTCACGGCCCGCACTAGCAGCGGTGTGATCATGGCCGTGCAGCACACCGGGCTGCCGATCCACGGTGTCCAGTTCCATCCGGAGTCGATTCTCACCGAGGGCGGGCACCGCATACTGGCCAACTGGCTCACCTGCTGCGGATGGACGCAAGACGACACCCTGGTACGTCGGCTGGAAAACGAAGTGCTCACCGCCATCTCACCGCACTTCCCAACTTCAACCGCTAGCGCGGGCGAAGCTACTGGCCGAACCTCAGCGTGA
- the pknB gene encoding serine/threonine-protein kinase PknB (Belongs to the Ser/Thr family of protein kinases. Experimental studies show evidence of auto-phosphorylation on serine/threonine residues. PknB has been shown to be a substrate for PstP and its kinase activity is affected by PstP-mediated dephosphorylation. PknB and PstP (Rv0018c) may act as a functional pair in vivo to control mycobacterial cell growth.), giving the protein MTTPSHLSDRYELGEILGFGGMSEVHLARDLRLHRDVAVKVLRADLARDPSFYLRFRREAQNAAALNHPAIVAVYDTGEAETPAGPLPYIVMEYVDGVTLRDIVHTEGPMTPKRAIEVIADACQALNFSHQNGIIHRDVKPANIMISATNAVKVMDFGIARAIADSGNSVTQTAAVIGTAQYLSPEQARGDSVDARSDVYSLGCVLYEVLTGEPPFTGDSPVSVAYQHVREDPIPPSARHEGLSADLDAVVLKALAKNPENRYQTAAEMRADLVRVHNGEPPEAPKVLTDAERTSLLSSAAGNLSGPRTDPLPRQDLDDTDRDRSIGSVGRWVAVVAVLAVLTVVVTIAINTFGGITRDVQVPDVRGQSSADAIATLQNRGFKIRTLQKPDSTIPPDHVIGTDPAANTSVSAGDEITVNVSTGPEQREIPDVSTLTYAEAVKKLTAAGFGRFKQANSPSTPELVGKVIGTNPPANQTSAITNVVIIIVGSGPATKDIPDVAGQTVDVAQKNLNVYGFTKFSQASVDSPRPAGEVTGTNPPAGTTVPVDSVIELQVSKGNQFVMPDLSGMFWVDAEPRLRALGWTGMLDKGADVDAGGSQHNRVVYQNPPAGTGVNRDGIITLRFGQ; this is encoded by the coding sequence ATGACCACCCCTTCCCACCTGTCCGACCGCTACGAACTTGGCGAAATCCTTGGATTTGGGGGCATGTCCGAGGTCCACCTGGCCCGCGACCTCCGGTTGCACCGCGACGTTGCGGTCAAGGTGCTGCGCGCTGATCTAGCCCGCGATCCCAGTTTTTACCTTCGCTTCCGGCGTGAGGCGCAAAACGCCGCGGCATTGAACCACCCTGCAATCGTCGCGGTCTACGACACCGGTGAAGCCGAAACGCCCGCCGGGCCATTGCCCTACATCGTCATGGAATACGTCGACGGCGTTACCCTGCGCGACATTGTCCACACCGAAGGGCCGATGACGCCCAAACGCGCCATCGAGGTCATCGCCGACGCCTGCCAAGCGCTGAACTTCAGTCATCAGAACGGAATCATCCACCGTGACGTCAAGCCGGCGAACATCATGATCAGCGCGACCAATGCAGTAAAGGTGATGGATTTCGGCATCGCCCGCGCCATTGCCGACAGCGGCAACAGCGTGACCCAGACCGCAGCAGTGATCGGCACGGCGCAGTACCTGTCACCCGAACAGGCCCGGGGTGATTCCGTCGACGCCCGATCCGATGTCTATTCCTTGGGCTGTGTTCTTTATGAAGTCCTCACCGGGGAGCCACCTTTCACCGGCGACTCACCCGTCTCGGTTGCCTACCAACATGTGCGCGAAGACCCGATCCCACCTTCGGCGCGGCACGAAGGCCTCTCCGCCGACCTGGACGCCGTCGTTCTCAAGGCGCTGGCCAAAAATCCGGAAAACCGCTATCAGACAGCGGCGGAGATGCGCGCCGACCTGGTCCGCGTGCACAACGGTGAGCCGCCCGAGGCGCCCAAAGTGCTCACCGATGCCGAGCGGACCTCGCTGCTGTCGTCTGCGGCCGGCAACCTTAGCGGTCCGCGCACCGATCCGCTACCACGCCAGGACTTAGACGACACCGACCGTGACCGCAGCATCGGTTCGGTGGGCCGTTGGGTTGCGGTGGTCGCCGTGCTCGCTGTGCTGACCGTCGTGGTAACCATCGCCATCAACACGTTCGGCGGCATCACCCGCGACGTTCAAGTTCCCGACGTTCGGGGTCAATCCTCCGCCGACGCCATCGCCACACTGCAAAACCGGGGCTTCAAAATCCGCACCTTGCAGAAGCCGGACTCGACAATCCCACCGGACCACGTTATCGGCACCGACCCGGCCGCCAACACGTCGGTGAGTGCAGGCGACGAGATCACAGTCAACGTGTCCACCGGACCCGAGCAACGCGAAATACCCGACGTCTCCACGCTGACATACGCCGAAGCGGTCAAGAAACTGACTGCCGCCGGATTCGGCCGCTTCAAGCAAGCGAATTCGCCGTCCACCCCGGAACTGGTGGGCAAGGTCATCGGGACCAACCCGCCAGCCAACCAGACGTCGGCCATCACCAATGTGGTCATCATCATCGTTGGCTCTGGTCCGGCGACCAAAGACATTCCCGATGTCGCGGGCCAGACCGTCGACGTGGCGCAGAAGAACCTCAACGTCTACGGCTTCACCAAATTCAGTCAGGCCTCGGTGGACAGCCCCCGTCCCGCCGGCGAGGTGACCGGCACCAATCCACCCGCAGGCACCACAGTTCCGGTCGATTCAGTCATCGAACTACAGGTGTCCAAGGGCAACCAATTCGTCATGCCCGACCTATCCGGCATGTTCTGGGTCGACGCCGAACCACGATTGCGCGCGCTGGGCTGGACCGGGATGCTCGACAAAGGGGCCGACGTCGACGCCGGTGGCTCCCAACACAACCGGGTCGTCTATCAAAACCCGCCGGCGGGGACCGGCGTCAACCGGGACGGCATCATCACGCTGAGGTTCGGCCAGTAG
- the pknA gene encoding serine/threonine-protein kinase PknA (Belongs to the Ser/Thr family of protein kinases. It has been shown that sodium orthovanadate inhibits the activity of the enzyme in vitro.), translating to MSPRVGVTLSGRYRLQRLIATGGMGQVWEAVDNRLGRRVAVKVLKSEFSSDPEFIERFRAEARTTAMLNHPGIASVHDYGESQMNGEGRTAYLVMELVNGEPLNSVLKRTGRLSLRHALDMLEQTGRALQIAHAAGLVHRDVKPGNILITPTGQVKITDFGIAKAVDAAPVTQTGMVMGTAQYIAPEQALGHDASPASDVYSLGVVGYEAVSGKRPFAGDGALTVAMKHIKEPPPPLPPDLPPNVRELIEITLVKNPAMRYRSGGPFADAVAAVRAGRRPPRPSQTPPPGRAAPAAIPSGTTARVAANSAGRTAASRRSRPATGGHRPPRRTFSSGQRALLWAAGVLGALAIIIAVLLVIKAPGDNSPQQAPTPTVTTTGNPPASNTGGTDASPRLNWTERGETRHSGLQSWVVPPTPHSRASLARYEIAQ from the coding sequence ATGAGCCCCCGAGTTGGCGTGACGCTGTCGGGCAGATACCGCCTGCAGCGCCTCATCGCCACCGGTGGTATGGGCCAAGTCTGGGAGGCCGTGGATAACCGGTTGGGCCGGCGTGTTGCGGTGAAGGTGCTCAAGAGCGAGTTCTCCTCCGATCCGGAGTTCATCGAACGGTTCCGGGCCGAAGCGCGCACCACCGCGATGCTGAACCATCCGGGCATCGCCAGCGTGCACGACTACGGCGAAAGCCAGATGAACGGGGAGGGTCGCACGGCCTACCTGGTGATGGAGCTGGTCAACGGCGAGCCACTAAATTCGGTGCTCAAACGCACCGGCCGGCTGTCGTTGCGGCACGCACTGGACATGCTCGAGCAGACCGGCCGCGCTCTGCAGATCGCGCATGCCGCTGGCCTGGTGCACCGCGACGTCAAACCGGGCAACATCTTGATCACCCCCACCGGGCAGGTGAAGATCACCGACTTCGGCATCGCCAAAGCCGTCGATGCAGCGCCCGTGACCCAGACCGGCATGGTGATGGGCACCGCCCAATACATCGCGCCGGAGCAGGCCCTCGGTCACGACGCCAGCCCGGCCAGCGACGTCTATTCACTGGGAGTTGTTGGGTATGAAGCGGTTTCGGGTAAACGGCCGTTCGCCGGCGATGGTGCCCTGACCGTGGCAATGAAGCACATCAAGGAGCCGCCGCCGCCGCTGCCTCCCGACCTGCCGCCCAATGTGCGAGAACTCATCGAGATAACTCTGGTGAAGAACCCCGCGATGCGCTATCGCAGTGGGGGACCGTTCGCCGACGCGGTGGCAGCGGTGCGCGCCGGCCGCCGGCCCCCGCGGCCCAGCCAGACACCCCCCCCTGGCCGGGCCGCCCCGGCGGCCATTCCGTCGGGTACGACAGCCAGGGTCGCGGCCAACTCTGCTGGCCGGACTGCGGCATCCCGTCGATCCCGCCCGGCCACGGGTGGTCACCGGCCGCCGCGGCGCACGTTTTCGTCCGGTCAGCGTGCGCTGCTCTGGGCCGCGGGGGTGCTGGGGGCGCTGGCAATCATCATCGCCGTGCTGCTCGTCATCAAAGCGCCCGGGGACAACAGCCCGCAGCAGGCACCGACGCCGACCGTGACCACCACCGGGAACCCTCCGGCCAGCAACACTGGCGGGACTGATGCTAGCCCGCGACTCAATTGGACGGAACGCGGGGAAACACGTCATTCTGGACTGCAAAGCTGGGTTGTCCCGCCGACACCGCATTCGCGCGCGTCGCTGGCCCGATACGAGATAGCGCAATGA
- the pbpA gene encoding penicillin-binding protein PbpA: MNASLRRISVTVMALIVLLLLNATMTQVFTADGLRADPRNQRVLLDEYSRQRGQITAGGQLLAYSVATDGRFRFLRVYPNPEVYAPVTGFYSLRYSSTALERAEDPILNGSDRRLFGRRLADFFTGRDPRGGNVDTTINPRIQQAGWDAMQQGCYGPCKGAVVALEPSTGKILALVSSPSYDPNLLASHNPEVQAQAWQRLGDNPASPLTNRAISETYPPGSTFKVITTAAALAAGATETEQLTAAPTIPLPGSTAQLENYGGAPCGDEPTVSLREAFVKSCNTAFVQLGIRTGADALRSMARAFGLDSPPRPTPLQVAESTVGPIPDSAALGMTSIGQKDVALTPLANAEIAATIANGGITMRPYLVGSLKGPDLANISTTVGYQQRRAVSPQVAAKLTELMVGAEKVAQQKGAIPGVQIASKTGTAEHGTDPRHTPPHAWYIAFAPAQAPKVAVAVLVENGADRLSATGGALAAPIGRAVIEAALQGEP; this comes from the coding sequence ATGAACGCCTCTCTGCGCCGAATATCGGTGACCGTGATGGCGTTGATCGTGTTGCTACTGCTCAACGCGACCATGACGCAGGTCTTCACCGCCGACGGGCTGCGTGCCGATCCCCGCAACCAGCGAGTGTTGCTCGACGAGTATTCACGGCAGCGCGGCCAGATCACCGCTGGTGGCCAACTGCTGGCGTACTCGGTAGCCACCGACGGCCGCTTTCGTTTCCTGCGGGTCTATCCCAATCCTGAGGTGTACGCGCCGGTTACCGGCTTCTACTCCCTGCGCTATTCCAGCACCGCCCTAGAACGAGCCGAGGACCCGATATTGAACGGGTCCGACCGCCGTCTGTTCGGCCGCCGGCTGGCCGACTTCTTCACCGGTCGCGACCCACGCGGCGGTAATGTCGATACCACGATCAACCCGCGCATTCAGCAAGCCGGCTGGGACGCGATGCAGCAAGGCTGCTACGGGCCCTGTAAGGGAGCGGTGGTCGCCCTTGAGCCATCAACCGGCAAGATTTTGGCGTTGGTGTCTTCTCCGTCCTACGACCCCAACCTGCTGGCGTCGCATAACCCCGAGGTGCAGGCGCAAGCCTGGCAGCGGCTTGGCGACAATCCCGCCTCTCCACTGACCAACCGTGCCATCTCTGAGACGTATCCACCGGGTTCGACTTTCAAAGTGATCACCACTGCGGCCGCGCTGGCCGCCGGGGCCACCGAGACCGAACAGCTGACTGCGGCGCCCACAATTCCGTTGCCAGGCAGCACCGCCCAGCTAGAGAACTACGGCGGTGCGCCGTGCGGGGACGAACCCACCGTGTCGCTGCGTGAGGCATTCGTCAAATCATGCAACACCGCATTCGTCCAGCTGGGCATCCGCACCGGCGCCGACGCCCTGCGCAGCATGGCGCGCGCGTTCGGTCTCGATAGCCCACCGCGCCCAACTCCGCTGCAAGTGGCGGAATCAACCGTCGGGCCTATCCCGGACAGCGCCGCACTAGGGATGACCAGTATCGGCCAAAAGGACGTTGCGCTGACCCCGCTAGCGAACGCAGAAATAGCCGCGACCATCGCAAACGGCGGCATTACGATGAGGCCTTATCTAGTCGGCAGCCTCAAGGGACCGGACCTAGCCAATATCTCAACCACCGTCGGATACCAGCAGCGCCGCGCGGTGTCACCGCAGGTCGCCGCTAAGCTAACAGAGCTGATGGTCGGCGCCGAGAAAGTCGCACAGCAGAAAGGGGCAATCCCCGGCGTGCAGATCGCATCCAAGACGGGCACCGCCGAACATGGCACCGACCCTCGTCACACTCCACCGCACGCTTGGTACATCGCCTTTGCGCCCGCACAAGCGCCCAAGGTGGCTGTTGCCGTGCTGGTGGAGAACGGGGCTGATCGGCTGTCCGCCACCGGAGGTGCCCTCGCGGCACCGATCGGGCGGGCGGTGATCGAAGCCGCACTGCAGGGGGAACCATGA
- the rodA gene encoding cell division protein RodA (Belongs to the FTSW/RODA/SPOVE family.) codes for MTTRLQAPVAVTPPLPTRRNAELLLLCFAAVITFAALLVVQANQDQGVPWDLTSYGLAFLTLFGSAHLAIRRFAPYTDPLLLPVVALLNGLGLVMIHRLDLVDNEIGEHRHPSANQQMLWTLVGVAAFALVVTFLKDHRQLARYGYICGLAGLVFLAVPALLPAALSEQNGAKIWIRLPGFSIQPAEFSKILLLIFFSAVLVAKRGLFTSAGKHLLGMTLPRPRDLAPLLAAWVISVGVMVFEKDLGASLLLYTSFLVVVYLATQRFSWVVIGLTLFAAGTLVAYFIFEHVRLRVQTWLDPFADPDGTGYQIVQSLFSFATGGIFGTGLGNGQPDTVPAASTDFIIAAFGEELGLVGLTAILMLYTIVIIRGLRTAIATRDSFGKLLAAGLSSTLAIQLFIVVGGVTRLIPLTGLTTPWMSYGGSSLLANYILLAILARISHGARRPLRTRPRNKSPITAAGTEVIERV; via the coding sequence ATGACGACACGACTGCAAGCGCCGGTGGCCGTAACGCCCCCGTTGCCGACTCGGCGCAACGCTGAACTGCTGCTGCTGTGCTTTGCCGCCGTAATCACGTTTGCCGCACTGCTGGTCGTGCAGGCCAATCAAGACCAGGGGGTGCCCTGGGACTTGACTAGCTACGGACTGGCCTTCCTGACCCTGTTCGGATCCGCGCATCTGGCCATCCGGCGCTTCGCCCCCTACACTGACCCGCTGTTGCTCCCGGTGGTGGCACTGCTCAACGGACTTGGCCTGGTAATGATCCACCGCCTCGATCTGGTGGACAACGAGATCGGCGAGCATCGGCACCCCAGCGCAAACCAGCAGATGCTGTGGACGCTGGTGGGCGTAGCTGCCTTCGCGCTCGTGGTGACCTTCCTCAAGGACCACCGACAGCTCGCACGCTACGGCTACATTTGCGGGCTCGCGGGTCTGGTTTTCTTGGCAGTTCCCGCGCTGCTCCCGGCAGCACTGTCCGAACAGAACGGCGCCAAGATCTGGATCCGGTTGCCCGGCTTCTCGATTCAACCCGCCGAATTTTCAAAGATTCTGCTGCTGATCTTCTTTTCGGCGGTACTGGTGGCCAAACGCGGCCTGTTCACCAGCGCCGGCAAACATTTGCTCGGAATGACCCTGCCGCGCCCGCGAGACCTCGCGCCACTGTTGGCAGCCTGGGTCATCTCGGTGGGTGTGATGGTCTTCGAGAAAGACCTCGGCGCTTCGCTGCTGCTGTACACATCGTTTCTGGTGGTGGTTTACCTCGCCACCCAGCGGTTCAGTTGGGTCGTCATCGGCCTGACTCTGTTCGCGGCAGGAACCTTGGTGGCGTACTTCATTTTTGAGCACGTCCGGCTCCGCGTACAGACCTGGCTGGATCCGTTCGCAGATCCAGACGGCACCGGATATCAGATCGTGCAGTCGCTTTTCAGCTTCGCTACAGGCGGTATCTTCGGCACCGGGCTCGGTAATGGTCAACCCGACACCGTGCCCGCGGCATCCACCGATTTCATCATCGCCGCGTTCGGCGAAGAGCTTGGGTTGGTGGGCTTGACGGCCATCCTGATGCTCTACACCATCGTGATCATCCGGGGTTTGCGCACGGCCATCGCCACCCGCGATAGCTTCGGCAAGCTGCTGGCCGCCGGCCTCTCATCGACGCTAGCCATTCAGCTGTTCATCGTCGTCGGCGGTGTGACCCGACTCATTCCGCTGACCGGGTTGACCACACCGTGGATGTCCTACGGCGGGTCTTCACTGCTGGCCAACTACATATTGCTGGCCATCCTGGCACGCATCTCGCACGGAGCCCGCCGCCCACTGCGCACCCGCCCACGAAATAAGTCGCCGATTACGGCGGCCGGCACCGAGGTCATCGAACGCGTATGA